One Cervus canadensis isolate Bull #8, Minnesota chromosome 1, ASM1932006v1, whole genome shotgun sequence genomic window carries:
- the LOC122439948 gene encoding keratin, type I cytoskeletal 18 — protein MSFSAQSTFSNYRSLGSVQSSGHRVRPVSSAASVYAGAGGSGSRISVSRSTSVRGGWGSGNLGAGMAGGLVGVGGIQGEKETMQDLNDRLASYLEKVRSLEADNRRLESKIREHLEKKGPQVRDWGHYLKIIEDLRVQIFANSVDNARIVLQIDNARLAADDFRVKYETELAMRQSVESDIHGLRKVIDDTNVTRLQLETEIEALKEELLFMKKNHEEEVKGLQNQIANSGLTVELDAPKPQDLSKIMADIRAQYDELAQKNREELDKYWSQQIEESTTVVTSQTAEIGAAEMTLTELRRTVQSLEIDLDSMRNLKASLENSLREVETRYAMQMEQLNGVLLHLESELAQTRAEGQRQTQEYEALLNVKVKLEAEINTYRRLLEDGEDFSLGDALDSSNSKQTIHKTTTLRLVDGKVVSETSDTKVLRH, from the coding sequence ATGAGCTTCAGCGCCCAATCCACCTTCTCCAACTACCGGTCCCTGGGCTCCGTGCAGTCGTCGGGCCACCGGGTCCGACCGGTCAGCAGCGCGGCCAGCGTCTATGCAGGCGCCGGGGGCTCGGGCTCCCGGATCTCCGTGTCCCGCTCCACCAGCGTCCGGGGCGGCTGGGGGTCCGGGAACCTGGGCGCCGGGATGGCCGGGGGTCTGGTGGGTGTAGGGGGCATCCAGGGCGAGAAGGAGACCATGCAAGACCTGAATGACCGCCTGGCCTCCTACCTGGAGAaggtgaggagcctggaggctgatAACCGGAGACTGGAGAGCAAAATCCGGGAACACCTGGAGAAGAAGGGACCCCAGGTCAGAGACTGGGGGCATTACCTGAAGATCATCGAGGACCTGAGGGTTCAGATTTTTGCAAATTCTGTGGACAACGCCCGCATCGTTCTGCAGATTGACAATGCCCGTCTTGCTGCTGATGACTTCAGAGTCAAGTATGAGACGGAGCTGGCCATGCGCCAGTCTGTGGAGAGTGACATACACGGGCTCCGCAAGGTCATCGATGACACCAATGTCACCCGGCTGCAGCTGGAGACTGAGATCgaggctctcaaggaggagcTGCTCTTCATGAAGAAGAACCATGAGGAGGAAGTAAAGGGTCTACAAAACCAGATTGCCAACTCTGGGCTGACTGTGGAGTTAGATGCCCCCAAACCTCAGGACCTCAGCAAGATCATGGCAGACATCCGGGCCCAGTATGACGAGCTGGCTCAGAAGAACCGAGAGGAGCTGGACAAGTACTGGTCCCAGCAGATTGAGGAGAGCACCACAGTGGTCACCTCGCAGACTGCCGAGATAGGAGCTGCTGAGATGACCCTCACAGAGCTGAGGCGCACCGTCCAGTCCCTGGAGATCGACCTGGACTCCATGAGAAACCTGAAGGCCAGCTTGGAGAACAGCCTGAGGGAAGTGGAGACCCGCTACGCCATGCAGATGGAGCAGCTCAACGGAGTCCTCCTGCACCTGGAGTCAGAGCTGGCCCAGACCCGGGCAGAGGGGCAACGCCAGACCCAGGAGTACGAGGCCCTGCTGAATGTCAAGGTCAAGCTGGAGGCTGAGATCAATACCTACCGCCGCCTGCTGGAAGATGGGGAGGATTTCAGCCTTGGCGATGCTCTGGACAGCAGCAACTCCAAGCAAACCATCCATAAGACCACCACCCTCCGGCTCGTGGATGGCAAAGTGGTGTCTGAGACCTCAGACACCAAAGTTCTGAGGCACTGA
- the LOC122422719 gene encoding uncharacterized protein C9orf40-like — MLSFCTHLPFLILSLPRNSFSLASDLNRGNSFSLVCSLKLHSRTFHVPWKRLLLCDFPEEPPPPPLWIPPPGASHPGRPLGFPELPRKRKIDAGAMTEPSVSPGKRRDDGDTGAQGGAEREGRGLETGESQLLQPPVRPRGPGEEPRDVRPLRGGGDDGAGRAESQRGDWGAAPRQLSEEFWQYNTFQYRRNPLPPIDLADIEVVSEDNLIETALQGKNEVAEIDMES, encoded by the exons ATGTTATCATTTTGCACGCACCTTCCTTTCCTCATTCTCTCCCTCCCAC GAAACAGTTTTAGCCTAGCTTCTGACCTCAACAGAGGAAACAGTTTTAGCCTAGTTTGTAGTTTAAAACTTCACTCTCGGACGTTCCACGTGCCTTGGAAGCGGCTCCTGCTCTGCGACTTTCCtgaggagccgccgccgccgccgctctgGATCCCGCCGCCGGGGGCCTCGCATCCCGGGCGGCCCCTCGGCTTCCCCGAGCTGCCCCGAAAGCGTAAAATCGACGCGGGGGCTATGACTGAGCCTTCGGTTTCGCCCGGCAAGCGCCGCGACGACGGGGATACCGGTGCTCAGGGCGGCGCGGAGCGTGAGGGCCGCGGCCTGGAGACCGGCGAGTCGCAGCTGCTGCAGCCGCCCGTGCGGCCCCGCGGGCCGGGGGAGGAGCCCCGGGATGTCCGGCCCCTGAGAGGCGGTGGCGACGATGGGGCGGGGCGCGCAGAGTCCCAGCGGGGAGACTGGGGGGCCGCACCGCGCCAGCTCAGTGAAGAATTTTGGCAGTATAACACTTTCCAGTACCGGAGGAACCCTTTACCGCCTATTGATCTGGCAGACATTGAAGTTGTAAGCGAAGACAACCTGATAGAAACAGCACTGCAGGGcaagaatgaagtggctgagaTTGATATGGAGTCTTGA